The following are from one region of the Eubacterium sp. MSJ-33 genome:
- the buk gene encoding butyrate kinase — MSYKSLIINPGSTSTKIGVFEDETLLFEETLRHSTEEIAQFDSIVAQKDFRKDVIAKVLAENNFDIKTLDVVVGRGGLLKPIPGGTYTVTDELVKDLVEAKRGEHASNLGGILAKDFADELGIPAYIVDPVVVDELQDVARLSGHPELPRTSIFHALNQKAVAKRYAKEVGKKYEDLNLIVVHMGGGVSVGAHTGGKVVDVFNALDGDGAFSPERAGGVPNGELVRLCYSGKYTEKEMIKQLVGKAGFNAYCGSNDARDIEAMAKNGDEHAQLVFDAFLYQVSKDIGAQAAVLSGKVDQIILTGGIAYGKYATEEITKRVQFIAPVTVYGGEDELLALAQGALRVLNGEEEAKIY, encoded by the coding sequence ATGAGTTATAAGTCATTGATCATCAATCCGGGTTCTACATCCACTAAGATTGGTGTATTTGAGGATGAGACATTGTTGTTCGAGGAGACACTGCGTCACTCGACTGAGGAGATTGCACAGTTCGATTCGATCGTTGCACAGAAGGACTTCCGTAAGGATGTTATCGCTAAGGTTTTAGCAGAGAATAATTTCGATATTAAGACACTGGATGTTGTTGTAGGCCGTGGTGGTCTGCTTAAGCCAATTCCGGGTGGTACATACACAGTTACAGATGAGCTGGTAAAGGACTTAGTAGAGGCAAAGCGTGGCGAGCATGCATCAAACCTCGGTGGTATTCTGGCAAAGGATTTCGCTGATGAGCTTGGAATCCCGGCTTATATCGTTGATCCGGTTGTTGTTGACGAATTACAGGATGTTGCAAGACTTTCCGGACATCCGGAGCTTCCTAGAACAAGTATTTTCCATGCATTAAACCAGAAGGCAGTTGCAAAGCGTTATGCAAAGGAAGTTGGTAAGAAGTATGAAGATTTAAACCTGATCGTTGTTCATATGGGTGGCGGTGTTTCTGTTGGTGCCCATACAGGAGGTAAGGTAGTCGATGTATTTAATGCATTGGATGGCGATGGAGCATTTTCACCGGAGCGTGCCGGCGGTGTTCCAAACGGTGAACTGGTTCGTCTGTGCTATTCAGGAAAGTACACAGAGAAAGAAATGATTAAGCAGCTTGTTGGTAAGGCAGGCTTCAATGCTTATTGTGGTTCAAACGATGCAAGAGATATCGAGGCTATGGCAAAGAATGGCGATGAGCATGCACAGCTTGTATTCGATGCATTCTTATATCAGGTATCGAAGGATATCGGAGCTCAGGCAGCGGTTCTCTCCGGTAAGGTAGATCAGATTATCCTGACAGGCGGTATCGCATATGGTAAGTATGCAACAGAAGAGATCACAAAGAGAGTACAGTTTATCGCGCCTGTTACCGTATATGGTGGCGAGGATGAGCTTCTTGCTCTGGCACAGGGCGCACTTCGTGTATTAAATGGAGAGGAAGAAGCAAAGATATATTAA
- the ptb gene encoding phosphate butyryltransferase — MKNFEGLLEQIKSCSKKKLAVAVAQDDAVLEAVKAAKDKDIADAILVGDADKIKEIAASMDMSLEGFEIIDVKDPTEAALTAVKLVHDGEADMYMKGLIDTKGFLKSVLNKEVGLRTGKALSHVCLFEIEGFEKMFFLTDVAFIPYPTLEDKVDIISNTVAVAHACGIECPKVAPLAAVEVVNPKMPVTVDAAELTKMNEEGKITGCIVDGPLSMDLAIDPEAAKHKGATNRKIVGDADILLFPDIHAGNITYKTLVHTAKVKNGCILTGTKAPVILTSRSDTFETKVNSIALAAIVAENLKKNQ, encoded by the coding sequence ATGAAGAATTTTGAAGGATTACTTGAGCAGATCAAATCATGCAGCAAGAAGAAGCTTGCCGTTGCAGTTGCACAGGATGATGCAGTTCTTGAGGCAGTAAAGGCAGCGAAGGACAAGGATATCGCAGATGCGATTCTGGTCGGAGATGCTGATAAGATCAAGGAAATCGCTGCAAGCATGGATATGAGTTTAGAGGGCTTTGAGATTATTGACGTGAAGGATCCGACAGAAGCAGCTCTTACAGCAGTAAAGCTTGTACATGATGGAGAGGCAGATATGTACATGAAGGGTCTCATTGACACAAAGGGATTCTTGAAGAGTGTACTCAATAAGGAAGTGGGACTTAGAACTGGTAAGGCTTTGTCACATGTATGTTTGTTTGAGATTGAAGGCTTCGAGAAGATGTTCTTCCTGACCGACGTTGCATTTATTCCATACCCAACATTGGAGGACAAGGTAGATATCATCAGCAATACAGTTGCAGTTGCACATGCGTGCGGTATCGAGTGTCCAAAGGTAGCTCCGCTTGCAGCCGTAGAGGTAGTAAATCCGAAGATGCCTGTTACAGTAGACGCAGCTGAGCTTACAAAGATGAACGAGGAGGGTAAGATCACAGGCTGTATCGTGGACGGACCGCTTTCTATGGATCTTGCGATTGATCCGGAAGCTGCAAAGCATAAGGGAGCAACAAACCGTAAGATTGTCGGTGATGCAGATATCTTATTGTTCCCAGACATTCATGCAGGTAATATCACATACAAGACACTGGTTCACACAGCAAAGGTTAAGAATGGCTGTATCTTAACAGGTACAAAGGCACCGGTTATCCTGACATCCCGTTCCGATACATTTGAGACAAAGGTTAATTCGATTGCCCTTGCAGCGATCGTAGCTGAGAACTTAAAGAAGAACCAGTAA
- a CDS encoding MATE family efflux transporter, which yields MKDLTKGYPAKVIILFAIPMIFGSIFQQLYNIADSKIVSTFVGTEAFAAVGATSVVSNTLIGFLNSLTLGFAIPIANSFGGKDYKRMRRMVAGTVLLTLAGAVVLTVLILLLIPAILKLLATPEDIMNPALAYVRIILYGIIFVSVYNMCANVLRAVGDSRTPLYCLIISVFVNIGLDLLFVNGFHMGIQGAAWATIISQALSAVLCLGYILLKFRDIIPEKDEWKPVEGQYSELLTTGLAMGFMSLVVNFGTIVLQSAINELGTAIVAAHTAARKVFDIFTVSLYCLGNAMTTFVSQNMGAGEPARIRRGIRHAVVMATGITTVLVIICFAFGRPVFTWLASTDNATIVDSAVMYSRISIVFFYVLGPLFILRCSLQGMGRKVIPVCSSVVEMTIKVLSATILVPRLAYFGVALTEPISWVCMTILLTVAYFAKPPEQMLRKSA from the coding sequence ATGAAAGATCTGACAAAAGGCTACCCGGCAAAGGTGATTATTTTATTTGCCATACCGATGATATTTGGCAGCATATTCCAACAATTATATAATATAGCAGACAGTAAGATAGTAAGTACATTTGTTGGCACCGAAGCATTTGCAGCCGTTGGTGCCACAAGTGTTGTATCGAACACTTTAATCGGATTTTTGAATTCCCTGACACTTGGATTTGCGATTCCGATTGCAAATAGTTTCGGAGGAAAGGATTATAAACGTATGCGGCGCATGGTGGCCGGTACTGTGTTATTGACGCTGGCTGGTGCAGTTGTGCTTACCGTGTTAATCTTGCTTTTGATTCCTGCGATCCTGAAACTTCTGGCAACACCGGAAGATATTATGAACCCGGCACTTGCGTATGTGCGTATCATTTTATATGGCATCATATTTGTGTCTGTTTATAATATGTGTGCAAATGTACTGCGCGCGGTTGGTGACAGCCGGACGCCTCTTTATTGTCTGATTATCTCCGTGTTCGTCAATATCGGACTGGACCTGCTGTTTGTAAATGGATTTCATATGGGAATCCAGGGCGCTGCATGGGCAACAATCATCTCGCAGGCACTTTCTGCGGTGCTTTGTCTTGGGTATATCCTGCTTAAGTTCCGGGATATCATACCGGAGAAGGACGAGTGGAAACCGGTGGAAGGGCAGTACAGTGAGCTCCTTACGACGGGGCTTGCGATGGGATTTATGTCACTTGTCGTGAATTTCGGAACGATTGTGCTGCAGAGTGCAATTAACGAACTTGGAACAGCGATTGTTGCGGCACATACCGCGGCAAGAAAAGTGTTTGATATATTTACGGTATCACTTTATTGTCTGGGAAATGCAATGACAACCTTTGTAAGTCAGAATATGGGTGCTGGAGAACCGGCACGTATTCGCAGAGGGATTCGTCATGCCGTTGTTATGGCAACGGGAATAACAACGGTACTTGTAATTATCTGCTTTGCATTTGGCAGGCCGGTATTTACATGGCTTGCGTCTACCGATAATGCGACAATTGTAGACTCTGCGGTGATGTATTCCCGGATCAGTATTGTATTTTTCTATGTGCTTGGACCACTATTTATCCTGCGGTGCAGTCTGCAGGGGATGGGGCGGAAGGTAATACCGGTGTGCTCGAGTGTTGTAGAGATGACAATCAAGGTACTTTCTGCAACGATTCTGGTGCCGAGACTTGCTTATTTCGGCGTGGCACTTACGGAACCAATCAGCTGGGTCTGTATGACGATTCTGCTGACTGTGGCTTATTTCGCGAAGCCGCCAGAACAGATGTTGCGAAAATCCGCTTAA
- the glmS gene encoding glutamine--fructose-6-phosphate transaminase (isomerizing) produces MCGIIGFTGNEPAKDIIIGGLERLEYRGYDSAGLALLSNDQIQVRKRTGKVEELRKLCAAEKMPATCGIGHTRWATHGGVTDVNAHPHRVGKVVLIHNGIIENYRQIVTEYGLADQLVSETDSEVVAALMNKFYEGDPVKAIKKTVKVLSGAFALCIMFQDIPDTIYAIRNVSPMVATSCERGSVIASDLTALIEFSKEYFVVPEYHILTLKKDGIEIQDLKGNKVTPQMLTVNWDITSAQKGGYPFFMLKEIYEQPDAIRNTIAPRINEELPDFTEDGIDDAIFKNCKRISIVACGTAMHAGMVGKHLIEKKLRIPVHVDCASEFRYKDPIIDEETLTIVLSQSGETIDTLEALKLAKNRGSKVLSIVNVKGSTIARESDYVLYTHAGPEIAVASTKAYTVQVAAMYLIACRIGLVKELITEHDAKRFMTKLTNASNIVEETLKCADDIKRVADHIKFATDTFYIGRGLDYTMSLEAALKLKEISYVHAEAYAAGELKHGTIALISENVPVIALATQEDVYAKVISNIREVKARGAYVVLVSMDEEVNDPSICDQHIRLPKMDSEFTSFATAVVLQLVAYYTSEAKGLDVDKPRNLAKSVTVE; encoded by the coding sequence ATGTGTGGAATTATTGGTTTTACGGGGAATGAACCAGCGAAGGATATTATCATCGGCGGCTTGGAACGGTTAGAGTACCGGGGATATGACAGCGCAGGATTAGCACTATTGTCGAACGATCAGATTCAGGTGCGCAAGCGTACCGGAAAGGTAGAGGAGTTACGGAAGCTCTGTGCAGCAGAGAAAATGCCTGCTACCTGCGGAATCGGTCATACAAGATGGGCAACTCATGGTGGGGTAACGGACGTGAATGCACACCCACACCGTGTCGGAAAGGTTGTACTTATACACAATGGTATTATCGAGAATTACCGTCAGATCGTGACAGAGTACGGACTTGCAGACCAGCTCGTATCAGAGACAGATTCTGAGGTTGTTGCAGCACTTATGAACAAGTTCTACGAGGGTGATCCGGTCAAGGCAATCAAGAAGACGGTGAAGGTACTGTCCGGTGCGTTTGCACTTTGTATTATGTTCCAGGATATCCCGGATACGATTTATGCGATCCGGAACGTCAGTCCGATGGTTGCTACGTCCTGTGAGAGAGGTTCGGTCATTGCTTCCGATCTGACCGCATTAATCGAGTTTTCAAAGGAATATTTCGTAGTACCGGAGTATCACATTTTGACACTGAAGAAGGATGGTATCGAGATTCAGGATTTGAAAGGGAATAAAGTAACGCCGCAGATGCTGACTGTAAACTGGGATATCACAAGTGCGCAGAAGGGCGGGTACCCATTTTTCATGCTCAAGGAGATCTATGAGCAGCCGGACGCAATCCGCAACACGATTGCACCACGTATCAACGAAGAGCTTCCTGATTTTACGGAAGACGGAATTGATGATGCGATATTTAAGAATTGCAAGCGTATTTCTATTGTGGCCTGTGGTACAGCAATGCATGCAGGTATGGTTGGAAAGCATCTGATTGAGAAGAAACTCAGGATTCCGGTGCATGTAGATTGTGCTTCCGAGTTCCGGTATAAAGATCCGATTATCGATGAGGAGACTTTGACAATCGTACTTTCCCAGTCGGGGGAGACGATCGATACATTAGAGGCGTTGAAGCTTGCGAAAAATCGTGGCTCCAAGGTGCTTTCTATCGTCAATGTAAAGGGAAGCACGATTGCAAGAGAGAGCGATTATGTTTTATATACACATGCAGGTCCGGAGATTGCAGTTGCATCGACGAAGGCATATACGGTACAGGTGGCAGCGATGTATCTGATTGCATGCCGGATCGGACTGGTGAAGGAACTTATCACAGAGCATGATGCAAAACGTTTCATGACAAAGCTTACAAATGCATCAAATATCGTAGAGGAAACTTTGAAATGCGCCGATGATATCAAGCGCGTGGCGGATCATATCAAGTTTGCAACAGACACGTTCTATATCGGAAGAGGTCTGGACTACACGATGAGCTTAGAAGCGGCACTGAAGTTAAAGGAAATCTCTTACGTGCATGCAGAAGCATATGCGGCAGGAGAACTCAAACATGGAACAATTGCGTTAATTTCTGAAAATGTTCCGGTTATTGCACTGGCAACGCAGGAGGATGTCTACGCGAAAGTCATTTCCAATATCCGTGAGGTAAAGGCTAGAGGTGCGTATGTTGTGCTTGTCAGCATGGATGAGGAAGTGAATGATCCAAGTATCTGTGACCAGCATATCCGACTTCCGAAGATGGATAGCGAATTTACATCCTTTGCAACGGCGGTTGTATTGCAGTTGGTTGCATATTATACATCCGAAGCAAAGGGATTGGATGTGGATAAACCGAGAAATCTGGCAAAATCCGTTACAGTTGAGTAA
- a CDS encoding cyclic lactone autoinducer peptide: MKKIEKLIAKIGYNTAKKTVNSASVWHAHQVKEPASARTLLMKEITK; the protein is encoded by the coding sequence ATGAAGAAGATTGAGAAGCTTATCGCAAAGATCGGTTACAACACTGCAAAGAAGACAGTGAACAGTGCATCTGTATGGCATGCACATCAGGTAAAGGAGCCTGCAAGTGCACGGACCCTTCTGATGAAAGAGATAACAAAGTAG
- a CDS encoding accessory gene regulator B family protein has product MERLAYAITDFLLRRGVIKKEESEIYVYGYAVILEQFVQVLGFLLLAVVSGTIMETTLFLLFFHLFRSCFGGYHADTSLLCLLISYGGWMLVMVLTKNVSAWTEIPVILWGVLVLDACVFAMLGPVAHANKPLTVQQKRRNKKKGFLLLGICSLFAFLGRSCVFAGTVYIGTVTFVAVLAILGKRKVGTRYEED; this is encoded by the coding sequence ATGGAGCGTCTTGCATATGCAATAACGGATTTTTTATTGCGGCGGGGAGTAATAAAAAAAGAAGAGTCAGAGATTTATGTATACGGATATGCGGTTATTCTTGAACAGTTTGTTCAGGTGCTTGGATTTTTATTATTAGCTGTTGTATCCGGAACAATTATGGAGACGACACTGTTTTTATTATTCTTTCATTTGTTTCGAAGCTGCTTTGGAGGGTATCATGCCGACACATCCCTGTTATGTCTGCTTATCAGTTATGGTGGATGGATGCTGGTGATGGTGCTTACGAAGAATGTAAGTGCATGGACTGAGATTCCGGTGATACTCTGGGGGGTGTTGGTTTTGGATGCGTGTGTATTTGCAATGCTTGGACCGGTTGCACATGCAAATAAACCTTTGACCGTACAGCAGAAAAGACGTAATAAGAAAAAAGGATTCTTATTGTTAGGTATATGCTCATTGTTCGCATTTCTTGGGAGATCATGTGTGTTTGCTGGCACTGTGTATATCGGAACCGTTACATTTGTAGCAGTGTTGGCAATCTTAGGAAAAAGAAAGGTAGGAACAAGGTATGAAGAAGATTGA
- a CDS encoding GHKL domain-containing protein gives MGSQFDVVENSANIVDAFLAGVFLTIMLGKKKKLPVWGNLGIGFVLCIANCLLQTIFLDSPANICIYIGLGFVYALICLNGKLSQKILTVAIWNVLFMFCEIGYATLYRMFNQNSSQDIWQMSQEQKIHYLIGIKLLVLLLSAIVVFVLKKVQLNSSMLIMNVVVFVISIVIGFILDLMLDYNYLDKSGKAAIGIAMLGIVMINIFVYIATFQISKNQKLLMENQLLRMSQEEQKESMERMLQLQEKNKILRHNLRHYFTLFQELLASGKTEDARRYVEEVLNTKLKAEGVYMTGDEILDAVLNHCDSICRQKNIPFHVEVSAHLPEGQMEFAIALLNLLENAIEAEEQEEEKLIELQIYEKVGLLLVTVRNRISHSVMEENPELRTKKADASIHGLGRKSVKKLIRDMEGTFYEEEKNGFFISNIVV, from the coding sequence ATGGGCAGTCAGTTTGATGTGGTGGAAAATAGTGCAAATATAGTGGATGCTTTTTTGGCGGGCGTCTTTTTAACCATTATGCTGGGGAAAAAAAAGAAACTGCCGGTATGGGGAAATTTGGGAATCGGATTTGTGCTATGCATAGCGAATTGTCTGCTGCAAACGATATTTTTGGATAGCCCCGCAAATATCTGTATCTATATCGGGTTGGGATTCGTATATGCGTTAATCTGTTTAAACGGAAAGTTGTCCCAGAAAATATTGACGGTCGCAATATGGAATGTATTATTTATGTTCTGCGAGATTGGATATGCAACGCTATACCGGATGTTTAATCAGAACAGCAGCCAGGATATCTGGCAGATGAGTCAGGAACAGAAGATACATTATCTGATAGGAATTAAGCTTCTGGTTTTGCTGCTTTCTGCAATTGTGGTGTTTGTACTGAAGAAAGTACAGCTTAATTCGTCCATGCTTATAATGAATGTTGTCGTTTTTGTCATTAGTATTGTGATTGGATTCATTCTGGATCTGATGTTGGATTATAATTATCTTGATAAGAGCGGAAAAGCAGCTATTGGGATTGCTATGCTCGGAATTGTGATGATCAATATATTTGTATATATCGCAACGTTTCAGATCAGTAAGAATCAGAAATTGTTGATGGAAAACCAATTGCTTCGGATGTCACAGGAGGAACAGAAGGAGAGCATGGAACGGATGCTGCAGCTCCAGGAGAAAAATAAGATCCTTCGGCATAATTTGAGACATTATTTTACATTGTTTCAGGAATTGCTTGCTTCCGGGAAGACAGAAGATGCTCGGAGATATGTAGAAGAAGTGTTGAATACGAAGCTTAAGGCAGAGGGCGTCTATATGACCGGTGATGAGATTTTAGATGCTGTGCTTAATCATTGTGACAGCATTTGCAGACAGAAAAATATTCCGTTTCATGTGGAGGTGAGTGCACATCTGCCGGAGGGACAGATGGAATTTGCCATCGCATTGCTGAATCTTCTGGAAAATGCAATTGAAGCTGAAGAACAGGAAGAAGAAAAACTGATTGAGCTTCAGATATATGAGAAGGTCGGCTTGCTGTTGGTTACAGTTCGAAACCGGATCAGTCATTCTGTTATGGAGGAAAATCCGGAACTTCGTACGAAAAAAGCGGATGCAAGCATCCATGGACTTGGGAGAAAGAGCGTGAAAAAACTGATTCGAGATATGGAAGGAACTTTCTACGAAGAAGAAAAAAATGGCTTTTTTATATCAAATATTGTCGTATAA
- a CDS encoding LytR/AlgR family response regulator transcription factor, whose translation MNILVCDDNKRDLQNAKRRIEQFGKEQYVELNIYMLCNVKTSQEVMTVADKHDLDVVFLDIDMPYISGEAIARELSDRYPSIKIIFYSNRDERIYDMLKYKPFRFIPKKDPEKINAAMMDLMQQMMIDGQFLIEKGKNETMKVSVEEIMFIEVVKHQLIFHMINEDIETRGSMSKCTRELWEYGFLRVHVAHLVNIRFIKRIDKKELYMENGTCIPIGSSYKEELMKNYKILLERIWYGQSV comes from the coding sequence ATGAATATACTGGTATGTGATGACAATAAGCGGGATTTGCAGAATGCAAAGCGCAGGATAGAACAGTTTGGAAAAGAACAATATGTAGAGCTGAATATATATATGCTTTGCAACGTAAAGACATCGCAGGAGGTTATGACAGTAGCAGACAAGCATGATTTGGATGTCGTTTTTTTGGATATTGATATGCCATATATTTCTGGGGAAGCGATAGCAAGGGAATTAAGTGATCGGTATCCGTCGATTAAGATTATATTTTATTCGAACCGGGATGAACGGATATATGATATGTTGAAATATAAACCATTTCGATTTATACCGAAAAAAGATCCGGAGAAGATTAATGCTGCGATGATGGACCTTATGCAGCAGATGATGATAGATGGTCAGTTCTTGATTGAAAAAGGAAAAAATGAGACCATGAAAGTTTCGGTTGAAGAAATCATGTTTATAGAGGTCGTAAAACATCAGCTTATCTTTCATATGATAAATGAGGATATTGAGACAAGGGGCAGCATGTCAAAATGTACAAGAGAGTTGTGGGAGTACGGTTTTTTACGGGTACATGTGGCACATTTGGTAAATATACGGTTTATAAAGAGAATAGACAAAAAAGAATTGTATATGGAAAATGGTACATGCATACCAATTGGAAGCAGTTACAAAGAGGAGTTAATGAAAAACTATAAGATTTTATTGGAGCGAATTTGGTATGGGCAGTCAGTTTGA
- a CDS encoding aminotransferase class I/II-fold pyridoxal phosphate-dependent enzyme produces MHKQWIKDGLSEYLQENHAIWHMPGHKRKACYGDFQDLFLAWDVTEVPGTDDLYLPEEFIRQSLDMLKEIYRTCGTYYVVNGATGGMFSAIAACTKPGDTILIAKNCHKSVYNAAAVMQRQTIYVEPVWKKKEASDCAFTEFIDGWIDADDIERICELHPEITAVVVTSPTYEGVISDIAGIARAAHAHHVRVIVDEAHGAHLPFLKPEYSAIRMGADVVVQSLHKTLPAMTQTAVIHVCTEELVKPVEQALEVFLSSSPSYIFMLNMESAICYMADHAFTDYENNLHNFIDNCETIETQSSIHILKKKEVLAAGAYGYDETRLVFYASVPGPELLEMLSEQGNIVCEMAGRRHVVLISTVQDTKEDFEKLYDTIQKLSGISNGEVSPYEALYDRHTALVRLIGTRAKEPVYVYPPGSYIVNTGEIFTVEIVEKLCSYQDAGLHIRGIHQKRK; encoded by the coding sequence ATGCATAAGCAATGGATTAAAGACGGACTAAGTGAATATCTGCAGGAAAATCATGCTATATGGCATATGCCCGGGCATAAGCGAAAGGCGTGTTATGGAGATTTTCAGGACTTGTTTCTTGCGTGGGATGTAACGGAAGTACCCGGAACGGATGATCTATATCTGCCGGAAGAATTTATCAGACAGTCACTTGACATGTTAAAAGAAATCTATCGGACCTGTGGCACATATTATGTGGTAAATGGCGCGACCGGTGGAATGTTTTCTGCGATTGCGGCATGCACGAAGCCGGGAGATACAATCCTGATCGCAAAAAATTGTCATAAATCTGTCTATAATGCGGCAGCAGTGATGCAGAGACAGACGATATATGTGGAGCCGGTATGGAAAAAAAAGGAAGCGTCTGACTGTGCATTTACAGAATTTATAGATGGCTGGATTGATGCGGATGATATCGAGAGAATCTGCGAGCTACATCCGGAGATTACAGCAGTCGTAGTGACATCACCGACATACGAAGGTGTCATATCGGATATTGCAGGTATCGCACGTGCCGCGCACGCACATCATGTACGGGTGATCGTGGATGAAGCGCATGGTGCACATCTGCCATTTTTAAAACCGGAATATTCGGCAATCCGTATGGGAGCGGATGTCGTTGTACAAAGTCTGCATAAGACGCTTCCGGCGATGACACAGACGGCAGTGATTCATGTCTGTACAGAAGAACTGGTAAAACCGGTAGAACAGGCGTTAGAGGTGTTCTTAAGTTCATCACCATCTTATATTTTCATGCTGAATATGGAATCAGCAATCTGTTATATGGCAGATCACGCATTTACAGACTATGAGAATAACCTGCACAATTTTATAGATAACTGTGAAACAATTGAGACGCAATCGAGCATCCATATATTGAAGAAAAAGGAAGTGCTGGCTGCCGGGGCATATGGTTATGATGAAACGAGACTTGTATTTTATGCTTCGGTACCGGGTCCGGAACTTCTTGAGATGCTGTCTGAGCAGGGAAACATCGTTTGCGAGATGGCGGGCAGAAGACATGTAGTGCTGATATCAACGGTGCAGGATACAAAAGAAGATTTTGAAAAATTATATGATACGATACAGAAACTCAGCGGTATTTCAAATGGGGAAGTGAGTCCGTATGAGGCATTGTATGACAGGCATACAGCGTTGGTCAGATTGATAGGAACGCGGGCGAAGGAACCGGTTTATGTATATCCACCCGGAAGCTATATCGTAAATACAGGGGAGATTTTTACCGTGGAGATAGTCGAAAAACTTTGTTCCTATCAGGATGCAGGACTTCATATTCGGGGAATACATCAAAAAAGAAAATAA